Part of the Streptococcus ilei genome is shown below.
GGCACTGTTATTGCTTTTCTCTTTCCCTATTCTGATTGGAATACTATCAAAAATTCGCTACTATTTATTTAAAGAAGTTGCAAAGGTTCAAAACCAAGAAGAAGACGCTGAAGTTGCCTACCGTGGCTTGCTGGAACACATGGGTGTTCAACAGGAACAGAAATTACAAGCCCTCTTGATCCATTGGTCTCATGAGGAACTCTTCTATCAAATTCATCCTCGTGAGTACAATCGGACGCTGAACCAAATTCATTATCTGATTGGCCACCATTTGATACAAGATGAGAGACTTTATTATGTTTCAGATGGCAATTTTCTAGTACTTACGAATAGTCAGCAACGAAATTTGCAAGAATATTATCAGTTGTATTTAAAAAATCAATTGGAATCTTTGGTCTTTAAGGGAGAAGACGGTAATCAAGCGATTCAATTTCAAAAAGGATACTTGGTGGTGGATTCGACCAATCGGACGAAATTCCATAGCTACCAGGAAGCTATTAGTAACTTGAAATGTCAACTTGAAACGGATATTATTGTGGAATATTAGGAGGAACCGATGACTCTTACAAATCTATTTTTTGGGCTAGCCTTAGGGATTAGTCTATTCTTTGCGGTGTGCTTCTGTGCATTATTCATTGCCTACTTGGTCATCTACCATCGGGTAAACAAAAACTTTAAGGCGGTGGACCATGATCAGTCAAATTTTAATGATTTTCACCTTGATTTCTATCTGGTTATCTCTAGCCTGGGGCTTGGTAATCTTGATTTCAGCGGTTCAATTCTGGTTGAAACACAGTGATTTTCGAGTGGATACGAGCCCGCTTCTCTATTATCCTAAAGTAACCATTGTGGTACCTGCCCACAATGAAGATGTGGTCATTGCTCAAACTGCTAAGGCGATTTTGGATATGAATTACCCTCATGATCGTGTGGAGTTGCTTCTCTTTGCAGATAACTGCTCGGATCGTACCTATGAGGAGTGTTTGGCTGTCAAGGCCCTTCCGGAATACGCTGGACGTGACGTGACCATTATTGACCGTACCGGTACAGGTGGGAAAGCTGGAGTATTAAATGATGCCTTGAAGATGGCGACAGGAGATTATATCTGTGTCTATGATGCAGATGCTATGCCTGAGAAAAATGCTCTTTATTTCTTGGTTAAGGAAGTTCTTAAAGATCCAGAACGTCATGTGGCTTCATTTGGACGCAATAAGACGAGAAATGCTAACCAGAACTTCTTGACGCGCTGTATCAACCAAGAAATCGTCGTGACCCAACGGGTTCACCACGTCGGGATGTGGAATCTCTTCAAAATCGGACGGATTCCAGGGACCAACTTTATTATCCAAACAGAATTTGTCAAAAGTATCGGTGGTTGGAAGAATGGTGCCTTGACGGAAGATACGGATATTTCCTTCAAGATTATGCAAAGCGGAAAACTGATCGCCTTGGCTTACAACTCGGAAGCCTTCCAACAAGAGCCAGAGACCCTAAAAACCTACTACATGCAACGGAAACGTTGGGCAAAAGGGAACTACGAGGTTGTACTTTCCAACTTTAAACACTTATTCGGAAAAGGGAACTGGCGGGTAAAACTAGAGGTCTTCAACTATTCATGTATTTTCTTCTGGTTTAATGCAGCGATTGTCTTGTCAGACTTGATTTTCTTTGCCAATGTCCTTGCCATGTTTATCCATCTCTTTGCTCCGGGTGTACAGATTCCTTTTGCTTTTGACTCCGAAAATATCTACATTGCCCAATTGATGCTCTTTAACTGGGTGCTAATGATTGGTTTGTATTTGTTGCAAATCAACATTGCCATGGCTTCTCAGTTTGGTCAGGCGACGGTGAAACAGATTTGGTTGGCCCTAGCAGCCTACTTTAGCTATTCCCAACTCTTTATCATTGTTTCGATTGATTCGATTTCATCCATCATCATGGATAAATTGCTTCACCGTGAAGGAACCAAGTGGGTGAAAACGAAACGGTTTGCTGGTTAGGAGGACTTATGAGAACAAAAAAAATGAAATATTTATGGTTTGTGGTCATCCTGGCAGTCTTTTGTTTGACTCTCTTCTTGGCTCGGACAAGAAGCAAGGTGGAGATGCGGAACCGCCTCTATCGTCAATGGACGGAACACTACCTCGTGACGGATGGAAAACAGTCCTATGTTCGTACGACTAACAGTGACCAAGAAACGGTTGTCTTATCAGAAGCGCAAGGTTATGGCATGCTAATCACAGTAGAGGCTGCCAAGAAAGACCTAGCCAATCAAGAGGATTTTGACCGTCTGTATCGGTATTATCAAAACAATCGCTTAGACGATACCCAATTAATGGCTTGGAAACAAATCATCAAAAAAGGGGAGCTTTCATCTGAGCATCAAAATGCGACGGATGGTGATCTATATATAGCCTATGCCTTGATGGAGGCAGCAAAACAGTGGCCTGAAAAAGGTAAAGGCTATCAACAGCAAGCCAAGGCTATCTTGGACGATATTCTCAAGTACAACTACAATGAGACAACGGGTGTCTTGACCGTTGGGAATTGGGCCAATCAAGATTCCGAATTCTATCACTTGATGAGAACCTCTGATACCCTTCCATCCTTTTTCCAATCCTTCTATGAGTTGACTGGAAATGAACAATGGTTAAGTATTAAAGAGAAGATGTTGGCCCAGCTTGACGCTATCAGTTCACAAACTAAAACAGGCCTTCTGCCAGACTTTATGTGGGTAGATGAACAAGGAGCGCGTGTAGCGGATCCAGATACCATCGAATCCAAGTACGATGGTGCTTATTCTTACAATGCTTGTCGTCTGCCATACAACTTGGCTCAAAGCCAGGACAAGACCAGTCAAAAATTGGGCAAGAAGATGCTGGATTTCTTCATGAAGCAACGGAATATCTATGCAGGCTATGATCTGAAAGGCAATGCCCTTCATCAGTACCAAGCAGCTAGCTTCATTGCTCCGGTATCTTATGCGGCTGAAAATGGAGATGGCTATCTCAAATTGGTGCAGCAGAACAAGTTTATCTTTATGCAAGATCTATCAACAGAAAATTATTACGATGCAACCATGACAACCATGATTGCCCTTCAATTGTTCTAATGGATCATCATTTGAAAAACTGAGAACTTTAGGTTCTCAGTTTTTTCTTGTCAAAAAATAGCCTTTCTCTCCTCCATAAGGGGAGATTTTGAAAGAAAAGCATGAAAATGTTCGGAAAATTTACTTTATCTTTCTTTCATAAGCAGAATTCTTTTGTTATCAAAGGATTTTATATATAATATTGGATACAAAGGACGGAGAGAAACATGTATCAAGTGATTGAAATGTATGGGGATTTCGAACCCTGGTGGTTTTTAGAAGATTGGGAGAAGGACATTGTCGCTAGTCAAAGATTTGATGACTATTATGAAGCCCTAAAATATTACAAACGCCAATGGTTACTTTTAAGAGAGCAATCTCCATTATTTAAAAGTAGAAGTGATTTAATGACAATTTTTTGGGATCCTGAGGATCGCCGCTGGTGTGAAGAATGTGCGGAATATGTGCAGCAGTACCATTCGGTTGCCCTATTAGAGAATGACCAGCAGATTCCGAGAAGCAAGCGCCGTCCAGGCTACGAAAAGGAGAATGCTCACACGGCTCATCGCTCTTGTAAGCTAGACAACGAGACAAATCAGTTATAGTAAGAGAAATTCAATATGTAGTTGAGTTTCTTTTTTTTTTACTTTTTTTCCAAATCGAGTGCTAGTTGGCTATTTATTTGCGAATTATATAGTGAAAGGAGGAAATATGGTTCAAGAAATTGCACAATCCATTATTCGAATGGCCTCGAGTGCCGAAGCTCAGGATATTTATTTTGTTCCTCGAGCGTCAGACTATCAGCTCTTTCTAAGGGTTGGGGATGAGAGACGGTTTATTGAGACTTATTCGCAAGAACAAATGGTAGCGGTCATCAGCCATTTTAAATTTATGGCAGGGATGAACGTGGGGGAGAGGCGGAGGAGTCAGTTAGGCTCCTGTGACTATTCTCTAGGAGATAAGGTCTTGTCCTTACGCTTGTCCACAGTGGGGGACTATAGGGGATATGAAAGTTTGGTCATTCGCCTGCTCCACAATGAGGACCGGGAGCTCCGTTTCTGGTTCGATCAACTGCAAGAGCTAGAAGAGAAGGTGAGTAAGCGGGGGCTCTACTTATTTGCGGGTCCAGTCGGATCGGGGAAGACGACACTGATGCATGCCCTAGCCAAGAAAAAATTTTCGGGGCAACAAGTCATGTCGATTGAAGATCCGGTAGAAATTAAGCAAGAAGAAATGCTGCAATTGCAACTCAATGAAGCGATTGGCATGACCTACGATAGCTTGATTAAACTTTCTTTGCGCC
Proteins encoded:
- a CDS encoding glycosyl hydrolase family 8 is translated as MRTKKMKYLWFVVILAVFCLTLFLARTRSKVEMRNRLYRQWTEHYLVTDGKQSYVRTTNSDQETVVLSEAQGYGMLITVEAAKKDLANQEDFDRLYRYYQNNRLDDTQLMAWKQIIKKGELSSEHQNATDGDLYIAYALMEAAKQWPEKGKGYQQQAKAILDDILKYNYNETTGVLTVGNWANQDSEFYHLMRTSDTLPSFFQSFYELTGNEQWLSIKEKMLAQLDAISSQTKTGLLPDFMWVDEQGARVADPDTIESKYDGAYSYNACRLPYNLAQSQDKTSQKLGKKMLDFFMKQRNIYAGYDLKGNALHQYQAASFIAPVSYAAENGDGYLKLVQQNKFIFMQDLSTENYYDATMTTMIALQLF
- a CDS encoding glycosyltransferase family 2 protein, with protein sequence MISQILMIFTLISIWLSLAWGLVILISAVQFWLKHSDFRVDTSPLLYYPKVTIVVPAHNEDVVIAQTAKAILDMNYPHDRVELLLFADNCSDRTYEECLAVKALPEYAGRDVTIIDRTGTGGKAGVLNDALKMATGDYICVYDADAMPEKNALYFLVKEVLKDPERHVASFGRNKTRNANQNFLTRCINQEIVVTQRVHHVGMWNLFKIGRIPGTNFIIQTEFVKSIGGWKNGALTEDTDISFKIMQSGKLIALAYNSEAFQQEPETLKTYYMQRKRWAKGNYEVVLSNFKHLFGKGNWRVKLEVFNYSCIFFWFNAAIVLSDLIFFANVLAMFIHLFAPGVQIPFAFDSENIYIAQLMLFNWVLMIGLYLLQINIAMASQFGQATVKQIWLALAAYFSYSQLFIIVSIDSISSIIMDKLLHREGTKWVKTKRFAG
- a CDS encoding DUF1033 family protein, whose amino-acid sequence is MYQVIEMYGDFEPWWFLEDWEKDIVASQRFDDYYEALKYYKRQWLLLREQSPLFKSRSDLMTIFWDPEDRRWCEECAEYVQQYHSVALLENDQQIPRSKRRPGYEKENAHTAHRSCKLDNETNQL
- the comGA gene encoding competence type IV pilus ATPase ComGA is translated as MVQEIAQSIIRMASSAEAQDIYFVPRASDYQLFLRVGDERRFIETYSQEQMVAVISHFKFMAGMNVGERRRSQLGSCDYSLGDKVLSLRLSTVGDYRGYESLVIRLLHNEDRELRFWFDQLQELEEKVSKRGLYLFAGPVGSGKTTLMHALAKKKFSGQQVMSIEDPVEIKQEEMLQLQLNEAIGMTYDSLIKLSLRHRPDLLLIGEIRDTETARAVIRASLTGVTVFSTIHAKSIPGVYERLLELGVSEEELRVVLQGICYQRLIKGGGVTDFVIQDYQNHSSQKWNQQIDTLYEAGHIELDQAQAEKIIDCQARACH